A part of Bosea sp. (in: a-proteobacteria) genomic DNA contains:
- the recA gene encoding recombinase RecA: MAQANLKLVEGSSMDKTKALDAALSQIERAFGKGSIMRLGKNQKAVEIETISTGSLGLDIALGVGGLPKGRVIEIYGPESSGKTTLALHTIAEAQKNGGVCGFIDAEHALDPVYARKLGVKLDDLLISQPDTGEQALEITDTLVRSGALDVLVIDSVAALVPRAEIDGEMGDVQPGLQARLMSQALRKLTGSISRSNTMVIFINQIRMKIGVMYGSPETTTGGNALKFYASVRLDIRRTSTIKERDEAVGNQTRVKVVKNKVAPPFKQVEFDIMYGEGISKVGELIDLGVKAGIVEKSGAWFSFDSQRLGQGRENAKTFLRANPDVAARVEMMIRQNQAIVADQILQNATPTADDLDEGEPE, from the coding sequence ATGGCCCAAGCGAATCTCAAACTGGTTGAAGGCTCTTCCATGGACAAGACCAAGGCTCTCGACGCCGCGCTCTCCCAGATCGAGCGCGCTTTCGGCAAGGGCTCGATCATGCGGCTGGGCAAGAACCAGAAGGCTGTCGAGATCGAGACGATTTCCACCGGCTCGCTGGGCCTCGACATCGCGCTGGGCGTCGGCGGCCTGCCGAAAGGCCGTGTGATCGAGATCTATGGCCCTGAATCCTCCGGCAAGACCACGCTGGCGCTCCACACCATCGCGGAAGCGCAGAAGAACGGCGGCGTTTGCGGCTTCATCGACGCGGAGCATGCGCTCGACCCAGTCTATGCCCGCAAGCTGGGCGTGAAGCTCGACGACCTCCTGATCTCGCAGCCCGATACAGGGGAGCAGGCGCTGGAGATCACCGACACGCTGGTGCGCTCGGGCGCGCTGGATGTGCTGGTCATCGACTCGGTGGCGGCGCTGGTGCCGCGCGCGGAAATCGATGGCGAGATGGGCGACGTGCAGCCCGGCCTGCAGGCTCGCCTGATGAGCCAGGCGCTGCGCAAGCTGACCGGCTCGATCTCGCGCTCGAACACCATGGTGATCTTCATCAACCAGATCCGCATGAAGATCGGGGTGATGTATGGCTCGCCGGAAACCACGACGGGCGGCAATGCGCTGAAGTTCTATGCTTCGGTGCGTCTCGACATCCGCCGCACCTCCACCATCAAGGAGCGTGACGAGGCGGTCGGCAACCAGACCCGCGTCAAGGTCGTCAAGAACAAGGTCGCGCCGCCGTTCAAGCAGGTGGAGTTCGACATCATGTATGGCGAGGGCATCTCGAAGGTGGGCGAACTCATCGATCTGGGCGTCAAGGCCGGCATCGTGGAGAAGTCCGGCGCGTGGTTCTCCTTCGACAGCCAGCGCCTTGGCCAGGGACGCGAGAACGCCAAGACCTTCCTCAGGGCGAACCCCGATGTGGCCGCCCGCGTCGAGATGATGATCCGCCAGAACCAGGCGATCGTCGCCGACCAGATCCTGCAGAACGCGACGCCGACTGCCGACGATCTCGACGAGGGCGAGCCCGAGTGA